In Bacteroidota bacterium, the genomic stretch GCTGGGAACCTTACCGTGTATCGAGACTTTGCCCACGCCCCCAGCAAGGCCCACGCCACGGTGGATGCTGTGGCCGAGGCCTATAAGGGATACCAGCTGACGGCCGTGCTGGAGCTACACACCTATAGCAGCCTGAATCGGCAGTTCATAGAGCAATACCAGGGTACACTAAAAAAAGCGACCCACAAGATTGTGCTGGTAAACCAGCATGCACTGGAGCAGAAGAAGATGCCCCGGCTAACCGAGGCCGATGTGTTCCGGGCTTTTGGCGACCGGTCCATCGTGTTTGTGCAAAACCGCCAGGAGCTGGCCCAGGCTGTTCATCAGGCGCTTAGCCCCGGGCTTCCCTCCGTGCTGCTCCTTATGAGCAGTGGCACACTGGACGGATACCGCTTTGAGGCCCAAGCTGTTTATTAGTCATGGCCCATATGCTGCTTGCACTCTTACCGATGGCTTATCTGCTCGGTGCCCTGCCCTTTTCGGTCTGGATCAGTAGGTTGTTCTATCAGGATGACATCCGGCGACACGGCAGTGGCAATGCGGGTAGCACCAATATGTACCGCACCTATGGGCTGTGGGCGGGCCTCAGCACCCAGCTACTCGACATTGCCAAAGGCAGCCTGGCCGCAGCCCTGCCCCTGCTGCTGGCCCCAGGCGTTCCGGCCTGGCTAGGCCTGCAGGGCCTACAGCTAGTGCTGGGTCTCACAGCCGTGCTTGGGCATGTATACTCCGTATTTATCAAGTTTAAGGGAGGTAAGGGGGTAAACACCATGCTGGGCATGATGCTGGTGGTGGCCCCCTGGGGCTCGCTGGTGGCTATTGGGGCGTTTGCGCTGATGCTACTCAGCACCCGCATGGTATCAGTGGGCAGCATGGTAGGCGTGCTGGCATTCAATACCTGGCTGTGGCTGGCCCAGCCGGCTGGGCCCTACCTGCTACACGGGGTGGGGGCTGCGTTGTTCCTCTTTGTGGTGTATACCCATCGTAGCAATATTGTGCGCATCCGCCAGGGCAGCGAGCGCCGGATTCAGTTCTCGCGAAAATCCGGGGCCGCCCGGCCCGGCCATGGCTGAGGCACCTTTCTTCGAGCTACAGGCCACCTGCCCACTCACCGGTGCCCGGGCAGGCCTACTGCACACGGCCCATGGCAGCATAAGCACCCCCATCTTTATGCCCGTGGGTACCCAGGGCACGGTGAAGGCCCTGACCCAGGCGCAGCTGCACGAGCTGGAGGCACAGGTGATACTGGGAAACACCTACCACCTGTACCTGCGTCCGGGCCTACAGGTGCTGGAGGCAGCGGAGGGACTCCACCGCTTGATGGGCTGGAACCGGCCTATACTGACGGACAGCGGTGGCTACCAGGTGTACAGCCTGGCCGCCAACCGGAAGATCAGCGAAGAGGGTGTAGGCTTCAAAAGCCATATAGATGGCAGCAAGCACTTCTTTACACCCAAAAACGTGGTGGATAAGCAGCGCAGCATCGGCAGCGACATCCTGATGGTGCTGGATGAGTGCCCCCCCGCCCAGAGCGAACGAGGCTACCTGCTGCGTAGCCTGGCGCTTACCCACCGCTGGGCCGCCGAGGCCCGGCACTACTTCTTGCAGCAGCCCGAAACCTATGGGTATAGGCAGCACCAGTTTGGCATTGTGCAGGGGGGGGTGCTGGCCGACCTGAGGCGGCAGAGTGCGCAGGCCATTGTGGACCTGAACTTTGAGGGCAACGCCATAGGTGGCCTGAGCGTGGGCGAACCCACCGAAGAAATGTATGAAATGACCGAAGTGGTAACCGCCCTGCTACCCACACACAAGCCCCGCTACCTGATGGGGGTAGGCACCCCGGCAAACATCCTGCAGAGCATAGCCCTGGGCGTAGATATGATGGACTGCGTGCTGCCCAGCCGGAACGCCCGCCACGGCCTGCTATACTACTGGGATGGCATCCGAAACCTGAAGAACCGGCAGTATGAGCAGGACTTTGCCCCCCTGGATGCCACCAGCCAGCTGCCCGCCGATGCCTATAGCCGGGCCTATGTGCGCCACCTCTTCAAGGCGCAGGAGTACCTGGCCCTCACCCTGGCCACAGCCCACAACCTGCACTTCTACCTCCGCCTGGTAGGCGAGGCCCGCCGCCACATCCTGGCTGGTAGCTTTGCTGGCTGGTACCGCAGTGCGCTGGCCCAGCTGGAGCAGCGCCACTAGCTGGTGAAAATCGGGCATTCCCCCCCTAACAAAATCTACCAGAATAAAGAGGCCCAAAAACCCGCATCACCTGTATGGATATTGATAGGTGAAACACGCATTGTTTACATAATCATAACCCATCCTACGCTGTCTGGTAAACCTTCTGCAGCAAATTTGGCCCGAAGATTTACTACACATGCGCAGGCATTACCATTTGTACCTAATTCTGGCGGCCCTGGCGGTAGTGGGCTGCAAACGTCATCCGGACTATGTGCTGATCCGGGGAAGCGAAACGATACTGCCCGTGGCCTGGAAACTGGCCGACCGGTTTACCGAACTGGACACCATGCCAGACCTGTCTGCCATAGGTGGGGGCAGCGGAAGTGGCATAGCCGCACTGATCTCGGACAGTGCAGACATTGCCATGAGCAGCCGGCCAATACAGGAGCACGAGCGATTGAAGATCCGGGAAAAAGGATACAATCTAAAGGAATGTGTGGTGGGACTGGACGCACTTGCCCTGGTTGTAAACAAGAACAATCCCATCGACAGCATAAGTATTGACGCTGTGAAGTCAATCTTCACGGGCAAGATCTACAGCTGGCACGACCTGGGGGGCGAAGAAGCAGAGATAATAGCCTACAAGCGGCCCGAAAGCAGTGGAACCCAATCTTTCTTTAGCGAGGTGGTGCTAGAAAATGCACCCCTTGCCGATATGGAAACCCTGGAGCAAAACGCACAGATTGTAGACCATGTAAGCGCAAACCCCCATGCCATAGGCTACATTGGCATAGCCTATGTAGACACGGCCCTGGTAAAGCCCCTGAGCATCTACAGTGGCAAGCTGCCCGCCGTGGCCCCCAGCATCGAACGAATCTCTGCCGGAGACTATCCCTGGACACGAAAACTGTACTTCTATTATGCAGCCGAGAACGAGGACCGGGTGGGGAAAGTGATTCAATACGTCGAGTCTGAAGCAGGCAGAAAATTGGTAGAAAAAGTGGGCTACCTCGCCGTACAGAAACAGTAAAATACAATAAAAATTACGGACCCTACCATACGGATCATGCCATGAAGATTACAAATCCATCCAGGCGCCTTACCATCAATTACCTGCTCTCCCTGCTCATTATCCTGGCGCTGGTGGGCACCAGTCAGTACCTGGTTCGTTCTTCGCTGGACAAACAGGTTAGCGACGGCGCACTGATAAACGCGGGTGCCAAGCAGGTATACCTGAGCCAGCAGCTGGTAAAGCAGGTACTCGTGCTACAGCAAACGAAGACAGAAAAACAGCAGGCTGACCTTGTGGAGACAATGGAGGCCACCCGTGCACGGTGGAACCAAACCCATCATCAACTATCCGAAGGCCTGGCAACCCAAAAGCTGGCAGGCAGCAACGAGGGTGAGATCATCCGAGGCATGTACAGCGCCATCGAGTATGCCCAGAGCCAGATCAACGCCTCGGTGGAACAGATCGTGTATGCGCACAAGAATGGGAAGCTGGATACGGTGCTAGCTGTGGCTGGCCGAACCCTGCTGGATAATGAAGACCGATATGCCAC encodes the following:
- the tgt gene encoding tRNA guanosine(34) transglycosylase Tgt, with amino-acid sequence MAEAPFFELQATCPLTGARAGLLHTAHGSISTPIFMPVGTQGTVKALTQAQLHELEAQVILGNTYHLYLRPGLQVLEAAEGLHRLMGWNRPILTDSGGYQVYSLAANRKISEEGVGFKSHIDGSKHFFTPKNVVDKQRSIGSDILMVLDECPPAQSERGYLLRSLALTHRWAAEARHYFLQQPETYGYRQHQFGIVQGGVLADLRRQSAQAIVDLNFEGNAIGGLSVGEPTEEMYEMTEVVTALLPTHKPRYLMGVGTPANILQSIALGVDMMDCVLPSRNARHGLLYYWDGIRNLKNRQYEQDFAPLDATSQLPADAYSRAYVRHLFKAQEYLALTLATAHNLHFYLRLVGEARRHILAGSFAGWYRSALAQLEQRH
- the plsY gene encoding glycerol-3-phosphate 1-O-acyltransferase PlsY → MAYLLGALPFSVWISRLFYQDDIRRHGSGNAGSTNMYRTYGLWAGLSTQLLDIAKGSLAAALPLLLAPGVPAWLGLQGLQLVLGLTAVLGHVYSVFIKFKGGKGVNTMLGMMLVVAPWGSLVAIGAFALMLLSTRMVSVGSMVGVLAFNTWLWLAQPAGPYLLHGVGAALFLFVVYTHRSNIVRIRQGSERRIQFSRKSGAARPGHG
- a CDS encoding phosphate ABC transporter substrate-binding protein, producing MRRHYHLYLILAALAVVGCKRHPDYVLIRGSETILPVAWKLADRFTELDTMPDLSAIGGGSGSGIAALISDSADIAMSSRPIQEHERLKIREKGYNLKECVVGLDALALVVNKNNPIDSISIDAVKSIFTGKIYSWHDLGGEEAEIIAYKRPESSGTQSFFSEVVLENAPLADMETLEQNAQIVDHVSANPHAIGYIGIAYVDTALVKPLSIYSGKLPAVAPSIERISAGDYPWTRKLYFYYAAENEDRVGKVIQYVESEAGRKLVEKVGYLAVQKQ